Proteins from a single region of uncultured Campylobacter sp.:
- a CDS encoding biotin--[acetyl-CoA-carboxylase] ligase, with the protein MRIEFADSVPSTQKVLVEGLRNGEIRPPFALVAKEQTQGIGSRNNAWSGLEGNLFFSFCMSETALPGDLKGESASIYFSVIMREVLAARGSQIWLKWPNDFYVGDKKIGGTLTTKVGEIYVCGMGINLKNAPENAGILDIDVSPSAAVGEFCKRLQTAPSWVEVFKKFEGEFEKSREFITHFEGEEVALKDAKLLSDGSLDIGGRRIFSLR; encoded by the coding sequence TTGAGAATAGAGTTTGCAGATAGCGTCCCTTCTACGCAAAAAGTTTTAGTCGAAGGACTGCGAAACGGCGAAATACGGCCGCCTTTTGCGCTAGTGGCAAAGGAGCAAACGCAAGGCATAGGCAGCAGAAACAACGCGTGGAGCGGGCTGGAGGGCAATCTATTTTTTTCGTTTTGCATGAGCGAAACGGCGCTACCCGGCGATCTAAAAGGCGAGTCGGCGTCGATTTACTTTTCGGTGATAATGCGCGAAGTACTCGCGGCTCGCGGCTCTCAAATCTGGCTAAAATGGCCGAATGATTTTTACGTCGGCGATAAAAAAATAGGTGGAACTTTGACGACGAAGGTCGGCGAAATTTACGTTTGCGGCATGGGTATAAATCTAAAAAACGCGCCCGAAAACGCCGGAATTTTAGACATAGACGTGAGTCCTAGCGCCGCGGTCGGGGAGTTTTGCAAGAGGCTGCAAACGGCTCCGTCTTGGGTGGAGGTTTTTAAAAAATTTGAGGGCGAATTTGAAAAATCAAGAGAATTTATCACGCACTTTGAGGGCGAAGAGGTAGCGCTCAAAGACGCCAAACTCCTATCTGACGGCTCTTTGGATATAGGCGGACGAAGGATTTTTTCTCTTAGGTAG
- the fmt gene encoding methionyl-tRNA formyltransferase — protein MKIVFMGTPEYAAKILRALTEAKFQIAAVFTQPDKPVGRKQILTPSEVKVYAQQYLPALPIFQPASLKDEVVAAQIKDLKPDFIVVAAYGKILPQSVLNIAPCINLHASILPKYRGASPIQSAILAGEKQTGVTAMLMDAGLDTGDMLDFAYTPCEDKTAAQLFSELGDLAGELIVRVLQNFVNLTPIKQDDAQATHCKKIAKSDGLFSFEESARQIYNKFRALTPWPGIYLSSGLKILDLKYLSGREDERRRPGEIIFDGKYYIYVACGEGALCIETVQEPGKKPVDASAYLNGKRLSMGDIVS, from the coding sequence ATGAAGATAGTTTTTATGGGAACGCCCGAATATGCGGCTAAAATTTTGCGCGCACTTACTGAGGCGAAATTTCAGATCGCGGCCGTCTTTACGCAGCCCGATAAGCCTGTCGGCAGGAAGCAAATTTTAACTCCGAGCGAGGTTAAAGTTTATGCGCAGCAGTATCTACCTGCCCTGCCGATCTTTCAGCCTGCGAGTTTAAAAGACGAGGTGGTCGCAGCGCAGATAAAAGACTTAAAACCTGATTTTATAGTGGTTGCCGCATACGGTAAAATTTTGCCGCAAAGCGTGCTTAACATCGCGCCTTGTATAAATTTGCACGCCTCGATCCTGCCTAAATACCGCGGTGCAAGCCCGATCCAAAGCGCGATCTTGGCGGGCGAAAAGCAGACGGGCGTGACGGCGATGCTGATGGATGCAGGGCTTGACACGGGCGATATGCTTGATTTTGCCTACACGCCTTGCGAGGATAAGACGGCGGCGCAGCTGTTTAGCGAGCTTGGGGATTTGGCGGGCGAGCTGATAGTGCGAGTACTGCAAAATTTCGTAAATTTGACGCCGATCAAGCAAGATGACGCACAGGCTACGCACTGTAAAAAAATCGCAAAATCTGACGGGCTTTTTAGCTTTGAGGAGAGCGCACGGCAAATTTATAATAAATTTCGCGCACTAACGCCCTGGCCGGGGATTTATCTATCTAGCGGGTTAAAAATTTTGGATTTAAAATATCTCAGTGGACGCGAGGATGAGCGCCGAAGGCCCGGCGAAATCATATTTGACGGCAAATATTACATTTACGTCGCGTGCGGGGAGGGTGCTTTATGTATAGAGACGGTGCAAGAGCCAGGCAAAAAGCCCGTGGACGCTAGCGCGTATCTAAACGGTAAGCGCCTTAGCATGGGCGATATAGTGTCGTAA